One stretch of Methanobacterium aggregans DNA includes these proteins:
- a CDS encoding MBL fold metallo-hydrolase, translated as MKVTSLIDDECQGRGLEGEHGLSLLIEWDGKTILFDTGATGRFVDNAEKLGFDISQVDVVVISHGHYDHAGGLERFFQENSRARVYMGEGADLNYYSKDPGSSYRYIGINRNVMDQYNDRITFLKGRTEIMGDINILKDVTNKYPIPKGNKYLYMEREGAILNDVFDHEIVMVLKDDDGLVVFSGCSHSGIINVMETVFEEFSNVPVKAVLGGFHLMGRPSSGMFEDEESIIFTAEKLAQYQVERFYTSHCTGKSAYNILKDVMGNKIDYISTGDVVDI; from the coding sequence ATGAAAGTAACTTCACTCATTGATGACGAATGTCAGGGCAGGGGACTTGAAGGTGAACACGGACTCTCCCTTCTAATTGAATGGGATGGTAAAACCATACTCTTTGACACTGGAGCCACGGGCAGGTTTGTAGATAACGCAGAGAAACTTGGATTTGATATAAGCCAGGTTGACGTTGTAGTTATCTCACACGGCCACTACGACCATGCTGGGGGTCTTGAAAGATTTTTCCAGGAGAATTCCCGAGCTCGGGTTTACATGGGTGAGGGTGCAGATTTAAACTACTACTCAAAAGATCCAGGATCATCCTACAGGTACATAGGGATTAACAGGAATGTTATGGATCAGTACAATGACAGAATAACCTTTTTAAAAGGCAGAACAGAGATAATGGGTGATATTAACATTTTAAAGGATGTTACAAATAAATATCCGATTCCAAAGGGTAACAAATATCTTTACATGGAAAGAGAAGGTGCAATTCTTAACGATGTCTTTGATCATGAGATTGTAATGGTTTTAAAGGATGATGATGGTCTGGTTGTTTTTAGTGGCTGTTCCCACAGTGGCATAATCAACGTGATGGAAACAGTTTTCGAAGAATTCAGTAACGTTCCTGTGAAAGCTGTTTTAGGTGGATTTCATTTAATGGGACGACCTTCATCTGGTATGTTTGAGGATGAGGAAAGCATCATTTTTACAGCTGAAAAACTCGCCCAGTATCAAGTTGAAAGGTTTTACACCAGCCATTGCACTGGTAAAAGTGCTTATAATATCCTAAAGGATGTTATGGGAAATAAGATTGATTATATTTCTACAGGGGATGTTGTGGATATCTGA